One window of the Podospora pseudopauciseta strain CBS 411.78 chromosome 4, whole genome shotgun sequence genome contains the following:
- a CDS encoding hypothetical protein (COG:Q; EggNog:ENOG503NZJ7), protein MITDQIIHLLVQHWPAVLVTVVLAWLVKNRYHNGLNKYPGPFLASLTDWWRFYDVYRRRPERTQIELHRKYGPVVRLGPNTLSFADPEALKTIYGLNKGFVKSDFYVVQQSVVKGHSLPSLFSTTDNDFHMQFRRCVNGAFAMSQLVQYEPFVDNTTRLFLKQTEKLYIDTPKACDFTQWLQFYAFDVIGEITYSKRHGFIERNEDVDGIVAYLTKLFLYVAPIGQIPLLDKLFLKNPLYLKLGEWGILDTTFPVAKFARARMAERLPELESASPETKPLLPTSEKPPLGVKSPDLLSKFLAARENRPDFMTDTLVQTMAVSMAFAGSETTAISLSAVFYFLHKTPRALARLLGEIDDAAREGRFSDYETGLVTWHESQTLPFLDACVKEAFRLHPAPGLPMERIVPEPGLEIAGHWVRGGTIVGCNAWVLHRDKKVWGEDAEEFRPERWVDETDGERLKGMNGCMLQFGMGSRTCIGKNISLLEIYKLVPSMLRRFEIRFDDPNSEWEIVNAWFVKQNNFITRFKLRELVKPEGKA, encoded by the exons ATGATCACAGATCAGATAATACACCTCCTGGTCCAGCACTGGCCTGCGGTTCTTGTCACGGTCGTTCTCGCCTGGCTGGTCAAGAACAGGTATCACAATGGACTGAACAAATACCCGGGGCCGTTCCTGGCATCGTTGACGGACTGGTGGAGGTTCTATGATGTCTACAGACGGAGACCAGAAAGGACGCAAATTGAACTGCACAGAAAGTACGGGCCGGTAGTGAGGCTAGGGCCGAACACACTCTCGTTTGCGGACCCGGAGGCGTTGAAGACGATTTACGGGTTGAATAAGGGATTTGTCAAG TCTGATTTCTATGTCGTTCAACAATCAGTCGTCAAAGGGCATAGCCTCCCGTCCTTGTTCAGCACCACAGACAACGACTTCCACATGCAGTTCCGCCGGTGTGTCAACGGGGCGTTTGCCATGTCCCAGCTGGTGCAGTACGAGCCTTTTgtcgacaacaccacaagGTTGTTCCTGAAGCAGACGGAGAAGCTGTACATTGACACCCCAAAGGCCTGTGACTTCACGCAGTGGCTGCAGTTTTACGCGTTTGATGTGATTGGGGAGATTACCTACAGCAAGAGGCACGGGTTCATTGAGAGGAAcgaggatgtggatgggaTTGTGGCGTATCTCACCAAGCTATTCCTTTATGTCGCTCCT ATCGGCCAAATCCCCCTGTTGGACAAGCTCTTCCTCAAAAACCCCCTCTACCTCAAGCTGGGCGAATGGGGCATCCTCGACACCACCTTTCCCGTCGCCAAGTTCGCCCGCGCAAGGATGGCGGAGCGGCTTCCCGAGCTGGAGTCGGCGTCACCTGAAACGAAACCTCTGCTGCCCACGTCGGAGAAGCCGCCGTTGGGAGTGAAATCCCCTGACCTCCTGTCCAAGTTCTTGGCCGCCAGGGAGAACAGACCTGACTTCATGACCGATACGCTGGTTCAGACAATGGCGGTGAGCATGGCTTTTGCGGGCTCGGAGACGACGGCCATTTCCCTGTCGGCGGTGTTTTACTTTTTGCACAAGACCCCGAGGGCGTTGGCGCGGTTGCTGGGGGAGATTGATGACGctgcgagggaggggaggttttCGGATTACGAGACTGGACTGGTGACCTGGCACGAGAGCCAGACCCTGCCTTTCCTTGATGCGTGCGTCAAGGAGGCTTTTAGGCTTCATCCTGCGCCTGGGTTGCCGATGGAGCGGATCGTGCCCGAGCCGGGGCTTGAAATTGCAGGACATTGGGTGAGGGGTGGGACGATTGTTGGGTGTAATGCTTGGGTTTTGCACAGAGATAAGAAAgtctggggggaggatgcggaggagTTCAGGccggagaggtgggtggatgagacggatggggagaggttgaaggggatGAATGGGTGCATGCTGCagtttgggatggggagtCGGACGTGTATTGGGAAGAACATCAGCTTGTTGGAGATTTACAAGTTGGTACCGAGtatgttgaggaggtttgAG ATTCGATTTGATGATCCGAACTCGGAGTGGGAGATTGTGAATGCTTGGTTTGTGAAGCAGAATAATTTTATCACTAGGTTTAAGttgagggagttggtgaAGCCCGAGGGGAAGGCTTGA
- a CDS encoding hypothetical protein (CAZy:AA7; COG:C; EggNog:ENOG503NXF5) has translation MPDATDPAPDTNMTPSVNNPSSGSSPAPIILRSATPESEFNSLIFSRIFNHRRPDLSSSTIPWQHSRHPHAYCKPLTVSDVVACVDFARKKDKRIAIRSGGHSWACWSIRYDSILLDMIDFEGGVGSIRWEREMGEGVVSCGPAVTSGGLNEFLAEGGRMFPGGHCPDVGLGGFLLQGGMGWNCKNWGWACEYVVGVDVVTAGLEVLHINETKNRDLFHAARGAGPAFPAVVTRFYMKTLSLLPMWQSLYFFDITKFKEVLEWLIELSPTASPTLEIVLVSSFVPQSSPTPTLTAVFTSFAPSHTAALSALTPIHTSLPCPPSASPNHPSRFCEPTSLPEEYAAQLAGNAAPGFRTRSDNAYLSNDLSPAQVAAALDPAFSSLPTKQSTALWFSMNPTSRRARKGDMMLSMQSDHYFSVYAVWEEEKDDGVCDSWVRDVFARLEEQEGTLAGSYLGDADFQFRKAGGKFWGEGRGDPGDVKAKWDGEGRICGLLEGHEALGEGVRG, from the exons ATGCCCGACGCAACCGACCCCGCTCCTGACACAAACATGACCCCCTCcgtcaacaaccccagctcCGGTTCTAGTCCGGCCCCGATCATCCTCCGCTCTGCCACACCAGAGTCGGAGTTCAACTCTTTGATCTTCTCCCGCATCTtcaaccaccgccgccccgaTCTATCTTCCTCTACCATCCCCTGGCAGCACTCCCGTCACCCACACGCCTATTGCAAGCCGCTGACTGTCTCTGACGTTGTGGCGTGTGTTGATTTTGCCAGGAAAAAAGACAAGCGAATTGCCATCCGCAGCGGGGGCCACAGCTGGGCCTGTTGGTCGATTAGGTATGACTCGATCCTGCTGGACATGATCGActttgagggaggggttgggtcAATCAGATGGGAACGCGAgatgggtgagggggtggtgagctgTGGTCCGGCTGTGACGTCGGGGGGGTTGAATGAGTttttggcggaggggggcAGGATGTTTCCTGGGGGTCATTGTCCTGATGtcgggttggggggtttttTGCTGCagggagggatggggtggaattGCAAG AACTGGGGTTGGGCGTGTGAATATGTGGTGGGAGTTGATGTCGTGACGGCTGGGCTCGAAGTCTTGCACATAAACGAGACCAAAAACAGAGACTTGTTTCACGCTGCTCGGGGTGCGGGGCCAGCCTTTCCTGCTGTCGTGACGAGGTTTTATATGAAAACTCTGTCTCTGCTCCCGATGTGGCAGTCGCTTTATTTCTTTGATATCACCAAGTTTAAAGAGGTGCTGGAGTGGTTGATCGAG CTCTCCCCAAccgcctccccaaccctcgaAATCGTCCTCGTCTCGTCCTTTGTCCCCcaatcctcccccaccccaaccctcacgGCAGTCTTCACCTCCTTTGCCCCCTCCCACACCGCTGCTCTTTCAGCCTTAACCCCCAtccacacctccctcccctgccccccctccgccagcCCAAACCACCCCAGCCGCTTCTGCGAACCTACCTCCCTTCCAGAAGAATACGCAGCCCAACTAGCCGGCAACGCCGCCCCCGGCTTCCGCACCCGCTCAGACAACGCCTACCTCTCCAACGACCTCTCCCCGGCACAAGTTGCTGCCGCGCTTGACCCAGCGTTTTCATCCCTTCCGACAAAGCAGAGCACCGCGCTGTGGTTCTCGATGAATCCTACTTCGAGGAGGGCACGGAAGGGGGACATGATGCTTAGCATGCAATCTGATCATTATTTTTCTGTGTATGctgtttgggaggaggagaaggatgatggggtgtgTGATAGCTGGGTGAGGGATGTTTTTGCCAGattggaggagcaggaggggaCTCTTGCTGGGAGTTATCTTGGGGATGCCGACTTTCAGTTTAGGAAGGCGGGGGGGAagttttggggggaggggaggggtgatcCGGGGGATGTGAAGGCGAagtgggatggggaggggaggatttgTGGGCTCTTGGAGGGGCATGAGGCgttgggtgagggggtgagggggtga
- a CDS encoding hypothetical protein (EggNog:ENOG503PFU4), protein MLVGQTTVRALLSGIAMNHLEMVPETSPNPGGLRFLRLTRQTGTCRSGEKWCLDGCIPLSGVCCISRGTYCDAGYYCMAVSGCCREGRTCSGVGGTCDPGEVMCNRGCMPSSGVCCPGGGYCDAGYECTTTNTCRRAGSGGGGSSGGGSSGGSTTTCGAGRKRCDTGYCIPEDGTCCNRGTGRYCEDGYYCLTGSGCCRDGRTCRPNTSLTEDPITFTTPTTTSTPRALPTPDGDDDVDSGAPEPTASFGGIDDLIDATTTTTTSPTATGTLPIPPAITNALPGGGNGNDNVNGNGGTGAGIRSVEVSLAGCVMGLMVGVFGLLL, encoded by the exons aTGCTCGTCGGACAGACTACCGTTCGCGCCCTCCTCAGCGGCATTGCCATGAACCACCTCGAGATGGTCCCCGAGACGTCTCCCAACCCGGGCGGTCTCAGATTCTTGAGGTTGACCAGACAGACCGGCACATGCAGATCAGGAGAGAAGTGGTGTTTGGATGGGTGCATTCCGCTCAGCGGTGTCTGCTGCATATCACGAGGCACATATTGCGATGCTGGTTACTACTGCATGGCTGTTTCTGGGTGCTGCCGG GAGGGACGGACATGCAGCGGCGTCGGCGGGACTTGCGATCCGGGGGAAGTGATGTGCAATAGGGG ATGCATGCCCTCCAGTGGTGTCTGCTGCCCAGGCGGAGGCTATTGCGATGCCGGTTACGAAtgcacaacaaccaacacatGCCGACGCgctggcagtggtggtggaggaagcagTGGTGGCGGTTCTAGCGGAGGGAGCACCACAACCTGCGGTGCTGGACGCAAGAGATGTGACACTGGCTACTGCATCCCTGAAGATGGGACGTGCTGCAACAGAGGAACTGGACGTTACTGCGAG GATGGCTACTACTGCCTCACAGGAAGTGGCTGCTGCAGAGACGGAAGAACGTGCCGACCAAACACGTCTCTCACAGAGGACCCTATCACGTTCACCACGCCCACTACCACGTCGACTCCAAGGGCTCTTCCAACCCCcgatggcgatgacgacGTCGACAGCGGAGCACCGGAGCCAACTGCTAGTTTTGGTGGAATTGATGACCTGATCGAtgccaccacaaccaccaccacaagccCAACAGCCACAGGGACCCTTCCGATCCCGCctgccatcaccaacgcTCTTCCCGGAGGCGGGAACGGTAACGATAATGTTAATGGTAATGGAGGAACTGGCGCCGGTATCAGATCGGTGGAGGTATCCCTGGCAGGGTGCGTCATGGGTTTGATGGTAGGTGTGTTTGGTCTGCTGCTTTAA
- a CDS encoding hypothetical protein (EggNog:ENOG503P80T) — translation MTDILGAIDASISLAERLRSFVNSYTGAEEAAATMRLFDGQLGTMRLKLLRRGLNSYQNNFASNDITTIRSAITELHSKLDKAIGLVSDLQQKNNTTLRVQWATGLETKVMNEFETINGGIDHLQSIVNLAMHTLKLKPLNHGREFKLILHQGHEEQDLGPRGYSTLAVLPPSYRSDHPVRVFVETYRNSSKATALARHVATRLWWTSDNLENTDFLRGVLPCIGFDGYRVIYLLPKDSKDRQTLRKLIDSKKVSLEARVSLALQLAKAVLKAHSDGLAAHCSIRSDTILFLTSGGTRVSEVPAPPEPPEAAAPPGGGLARRNTLKQGINRVGTGIKEIGTTIKRTMSFSARKRDREDIEDRRSRDRGAGSRAATRKSSQQSLRKRNVPRKVKRKGAIWPGARSNDSSEDLPDSVRDEQDKMASKKDSVALSCEVSNAHAPPGFGSLYLTHWQHVVHRGAPLGNFPKDWTRDVYRHPEQHGQTEATAKMGHDIYSMGVCLLEIGLWRSFSVLKDGSLEPSALGEAAGMNIKENYEAVVVKQKLGEIARRELPVHMGERYAQVVAACLTCLDTDEIGPNPTWGEGFGSVNTSEGAKCSRFRKVVVSPLEHLDNALTKRSADHE, via the coding sequence ATGACTGACATTCTGGGGGCCATTGACGCTTCTATCAGCCTGGCCGAAAGGCTTCGCAGTTTTGTCAACAGTTACACGGGGGCTGAAGAAGCGGCTGCCACAATGCGTCTTTTTGACGGCCAACTTGGAACCATGAGGCTGAAACTCTTGCGCCGCGGTTTGAACAGCTACCAAAACAACTTCGCCAGTAACGACATAACGACTATTCGAAGCGCCATAACAGAGCTCCACAGCAAGCTCGATAAGGCTATTGGATTGGTGTCGGATCTGCAACAGAAAAACAACACGACCCTGCGCGTGCAGTGGGCAACTGGGTTAGAAACCAAAGTCATGAACGAATTTGAGACCATAAATGGTGGGATCGACCACCTACAGAGCATCGTCAATCTCGCCATGCACACTCTCAAGCTGAAGCCGCTCAACCACGGACGCGAATTCAAACTTATTTTACACCAGGGTCATGAAGAGCAAGACTTGGGGCCAAGGGGGTATTCCACCCTGGCGGTGCTGCCCCCGAGTTATCGTTCCGATCATCCGGTGCGAGTCTTTGTGGAAACCTACAGAAACTCTTCAAAGGCAACAGCGCTCGCCAGACACGTTGCCACGAGACTGTGGTGGACGTCCGACAACTTGGAAAACACGGACTTTTTGCGGGGAGTTCTGCCCTGTATTGGTTTTGATGGGTACAGGGTGATCTATTTACTTCCTAAGGACTCAAAAGATCGACAAACCTTGAGGAAGCTGATCGACAGCAAGAAAGTGTCCCTCGAGGCGCGGGTCTCCCTGGCACTCCAGCTCGCGAAAGCGGTACTCAAGGCCCATTCCGATGGGTTGGCTGCGCACTGTTCTATCCGCAGCGACACCATTCTGTTCCTCACCTCTGGCGGAACGCGGGTTTCAGAGGTACCGGCGCCGCCCGAGCCGCCCGAGGCAGCTGCACCACCGGGGGGAGGACTTGCCAGACGCAACACCTTGAAGCAAGGCATCAACCGGGTTGGTACGGGTATCAAGGAAATTGGCACAACCATCAAAAGAACAATGAGCTTCAGTGCAAGAAAAAGGGACAGAGAGGATATCGAGGATAGGAGGTCAAGAGACAGAGGTGCGGGTAGCAGGGCGGCTACACGGAAGAGCAGTCAACAAAGCTTACGGAAACGCAACGTACCGCGGAAAGTGAAGAGAAAGGGGGCTATCTGGCCGGGAGCCCGGTCAAACGACAGCTCGGAGGACTTGCCTGACTCGGTTCGTGACGAACAGGATAAGATGGCAAGCAAGAAGGACTCGGTCGCTCTCAGCTGTGAGGTATCAAACGCCCACGCACCGCCCGGATTTGGCAGTCTGTATCTCACTCATTGGCAACACGTTGTGCACCGCGGCGCTCCCCTCGGCAACTTTCCCAAAGATTGGACGAGAGATGTCTATCGACACCCCGAACAACACGGTCAGACCGAAGCAACCGCCAAAATGGGCCACGATATCTACAGCATGGGCGTTTGCCTCCTTGAGATTGGGCTGTGGAGGTCATTTTCGGTGCTGAAAGATGGCAGCTTGGAACCGAGTGCGCTGGGGGAAGCTGCCGGCATGAACATAAAAGAAAACTACGAGGCGGTCGTCGTCAAGCAGAAGCTTGGGGAGATTGCGAGGAGGGAGCTACCAGTGCATATGGGGGAAAGGTACGCTCAAGTTGTGGCTGCGTGTTTGACCTGTCTAGATACAGACGAGATAGGTCCAAATCCAACGTGGGGAGAAGGCTTTGGAAGTGTCAATACTTCCGAGGGAGCAAAATGCAGCAGATTCAGGAAGGTTGTCGTGTCTCCCCTTGAGCACCTTGATAATGCATTGACCAAAAGGTCTGCGGACCATGAGTGA
- a CDS encoding hypothetical protein (COG:A; EggNog:ENOG503P30R) — MPQPIVYEGVNGCYEGTLFNGLKFFVSRRLPLRSEVLGKIKNNGGKIVEMEKFADVLIWDYLITHGAPAGAVSSKFVEDCVSKGEIVNKEEYLVAVPTATPVGSSAPVKKGTKTPFTPKDDQMLLSWIRQKEEAGESIKGNAIYRELAAKYPHHTYQSWRSRYVEKLLHLPPQQSVHPLPPPIPTLVKSKSSSDARAAPPSTASSTIGKKLVKRREFTKQDDEILLQHLGRWQGSESGQNAYKELEEQYPHHTWQSWRNRYVKTLSKRRDSGSGDELPPAKRPRKSTASDTVPSRTPTAPPTTQLELSQKDKEKYEALREKKRKMAEAKAAKQAKSTSQTSTADQAQASSWVEEREKQPRAASAASSPPLPSGSQKEELKRKLKRIRAEKARKGASTPLKPTQGGQSERTAGASSSTPLPPATNETSSGFLTQVSAPNIDSPAFSTQVSAAVAETPQAPTPAQRKELEQARIRSRKNMNGLITSRESWLELRRMFSEFNELPEPSETVTVFGREVDCWDLWSEVVEVGYPPSPAAWVLIAEGLGFVDDQELREEGERSVVQALKEGFEGVLEEFWFAVEWFAGERFQGLEVEEE, encoded by the exons ATGCCACAACCAATTGTCTACGAGGGGGTCAATGGATGTTACGAGGGTACTCTGTTCAATGGTCTCAAGTTCTTCGTATCCAGGCGGTTGCCTCTTCGCAGTGAGGTTCTTGGAAAGATCAAG AACAATGGCGGCAAAATCGTAGAAATGGAGAAGTTTGCCGATGTGCTGATCTGGGACTATCTCATTACACATGGTGCTCCGGCTGGTGCTGTATCTTCCAAATTTGTCGAGGATTGCGTTTCCAAGGGGGAAATTGTCAACAAGGAGGAGTATCTTGTTGCTGTTCCAACTGCGACTCCAGTCGGCTCTTCTGCTCCCGTCAAGAAGGGTACGAAAACCCCCTTCACACCGAAAGATGATCAGATGCTCCTGAGCTGGATCAGGCAGAAGGAAGAGGCCGGGGAGAGCATCAAGGGCAATGCCATCTATCGAGAACTGGCTGCAAAG TACCCTCACCACACTTACCAGTCCTGGCGGTCACGATACGTTGAGAAACTTTTACACCTCCCACCACAACAGTCTGTCCACCCGCTTCCGCCTCCCATCCCGACGCTAGTCAAGTCTAAATCGTCAAGTGATGCACGAGCTGCACCGCCATCGACTGCATCGTCGACTATCGGAAAGAAGTTGGTTAAGAGGAGGGAATTCACAAAGCAAGATGATGAGATTCTCCTTCAGCATCTGGGTAGGTGGCAAGGGTCAGAGTCTGGGCAGAATGCATACAAAGAGCTGGAAGAACAGTACCCACATCATACCTGGCAGTCGTGGCGGAATCGATACGTCAAGACCTTGTCGAAACGAAGGGATTCTGGCTCCGGCGATGAGCTGCCGCCAGCAAAGCGACCGCGGAAGTCTACCGCCAGTGATACTGTTCCATCCCGCACGCCCACGGCACCGCCCACAACGCAACTGGAATTGAGCCAGAAAGACAAGGAAAAATATGAGGCACTCcgggaaaaaaagagaaagatgGCGGAGGCCAAAGCTGCAAAACAAGCCAAGTCAACCAGCCAAACGAGTACAGCAGACCAGGCCCAGGCCTCAAGCTGGGTGGAAGAGCGGGAGAAACAGCCCCGAGCTGCCAGTGCGGCATCGTCGCCACCATTGCCATCAGGCAGCCAGAAAGAGGAGCTGAAACGAAAGCTGAAGCGGATTCGAGCGGAAAAGGCACGGAAAGGGGCGTCTACCCCGCTAAAACCTACTCAGGGGGGGCAATCCGAGAGAACAGCGGGTGCTTCTAGCAGTACACCACTACCGCCGGCGACCAATGAGACCTCTTCTGGGTTCCTAACGCAAGTCTCTGCCCCCAATATCGACAGCCCTGCCTTTTCAACTCAGGTGTCCGCCGCAGTAGCGGAAACACCGCAGGCTCCGACGCCTGCGCAGCGGAAAGAGCTCGAGCAAGCTAGGATTCGATCACGGAAGAACATGAATGGGTTGATAACCTCGAGGGAGTCCTGGTTGGAGTTAAGGCGTATGTTTAGTGAGTTTAATGAACTACCTGAACCGAGCGAGACTGTGACGGTGTTTGGGCGGGAGGTGGACTGTTGGGATTTGTGGTctgaggttgtggaggttgGGTACCCGCCTTCGCCGGCCGCGTGGGTGCTTAttgcggaggggttggggtttgtggaTGATCaggagttgagggaggagggggagaggagtgTGGTGCAGGCGCTGAaggaggggtttgagggggtttTGGAAGAGTTTTGGTTTGCGGTGGAGTGGTTTGCTGGTGAGAGGTTtcaggggttggaggtggaggaggagtag